A section of the Elizabethkingia anophelis R26 genome encodes:
- a CDS encoding helix-turn-helix domain-containing protein, with product MRTQLHHRDLPDLSIKKDFNTTGTTLSENISYLNHSFIHGSYREISFDGIHIGYGDLQLRQPALIRFEAETESVELHFALQGNSTASIKGESEDISFSPYHHNIMYANQMKGHFLWDKGNIQIFEINFLPSFFKKYLPDDSTLFERFRTMMDKGNMQLMLPQHFMITPEMHHTIREILNCKRTGIYKKMFLEARTIELLLLQLEQINAPNDQISLSKSDCEKMYAIRDFIEQHIAETHSLIDLAHRFGTNEYALKKGFKEVFNTTVFNYWSSLKMQNAKKLILEESLHINEIALTVGYKNPRHFSTAFKKHFGHTPTELKNFMKR from the coding sequence ATGAGAACACAACTTCACCATAGAGATTTACCAGACCTCTCCATAAAAAAGGATTTTAATACCACAGGAACAACACTGAGTGAAAATATAAGCTATTTAAATCATTCATTTATCCACGGGTCATATCGAGAAATTTCCTTTGACGGAATACATATTGGATATGGAGATCTTCAACTGCGACAGCCAGCTCTTATACGCTTTGAAGCGGAGACAGAAAGTGTAGAGCTTCATTTTGCACTGCAGGGAAATAGTACAGCGTCTATAAAGGGAGAAAGTGAAGACATCAGCTTTTCACCTTACCATCATAATATTATGTATGCCAATCAGATGAAAGGCCATTTCTTATGGGACAAGGGTAATATTCAGATCTTTGAAATAAACTTTTTACCTTCATTCTTCAAAAAGTATCTTCCGGACGATTCAACATTATTTGAACGTTTCAGAACAATGATGGATAAAGGAAATATGCAGCTTATGCTGCCACAGCATTTTATGATAACTCCGGAAATGCATCATACCATACGGGAAATACTAAACTGCAAACGCACCGGAATCTATAAAAAAATGTTTCTGGAAGCCAGAACTATTGAACTTTTGCTTTTACAGCTGGAACAGATTAATGCACCAAATGATCAGATTAGTCTTTCTAAATCTGATTGTGAAAAAATGTATGCTATACGAGATTTTATCGAACAGCATATTGCAGAGACTCATTCGCTTATAGACCTTGCTCACAGATTTGGGACAAATGAATATGCACTGAAGAAAGGATTCAAAGAGGTTTTTAACACTACTGTTTTCAACTATTGGAGCAGCCTTAAAATGCAAAATGCAAAGAAACTGATTCTGGAAGAATCGCTTCACATAAATGAAATAGCACTGACTGTAGGTTATAAAAATCCAAGACATTTTTCCACAGCTTTTAAAAAGCATTTCGGACATACACCAACTGAGCTGAAAAACTTTATGAAAAGATAA
- a CDS encoding siderophore-interacting protein has product MKRQEFKTIREQLRVSRKEYITPHYIRVFLTGDNINAFTNTTIGVNNKILIPPKGLQEIHFPEYDYEAMKWKPQPDNIRPSIRTYTHRGIDTENQEIWIDFVAHGDEGPASAWAAKAEKGDVLGVLMHDGKTELYAEADWYLLAGDATAIPVLSTILEDLPKTAKGVCIIEVHGKEDEHNINTRADIEFIWIYNKNPQKGSILPEIVKQQDFQEGKHFGYVAAEFSSVKEIRRYLRKERQWKQQQLYAYSYWKSGVAEDKSAIERHQEKDSIQ; this is encoded by the coding sequence ATGAAGAGACAAGAGTTCAAAACGATTAGAGAACAACTAAGGGTAAGCAGAAAGGAGTATATCACACCGCACTACATAAGAGTTTTTCTTACGGGTGATAATATAAATGCATTTACAAATACCACTATTGGTGTCAATAACAAAATCCTGATTCCACCAAAAGGACTTCAGGAAATTCATTTTCCGGAATACGATTACGAAGCCATGAAATGGAAACCTCAGCCAGATAATATCCGTCCCTCTATCCGTACTTATACCCACAGAGGAATTGATACAGAAAACCAGGAAATCTGGATAGATTTTGTGGCACATGGTGACGAAGGTCCGGCATCTGCGTGGGCAGCAAAAGCGGAAAAAGGAGATGTGCTGGGAGTTTTAATGCATGATGGTAAAACAGAATTATATGCTGAGGCCGATTGGTATCTTTTGGCAGGAGATGCAACTGCAATACCAGTACTGAGTACTATTCTGGAAGATCTTCCAAAAACAGCAAAAGGAGTTTGTATTATTGAAGTCCACGGAAAGGAAGACGAACACAATATAAATACCCGTGCAGATATAGAATTTATCTGGATATATAACAAAAATCCACAGAAAGGAAGCATATTACCGGAGATTGTAAAGCAACAGGACTTTCAGGAGGGAAAACATTTCGGCTATGTAGCCGCTGAATTTAGTTCAGTAAAAGAAATAAGGAGATACCTGCGGAAAGAACGACAATGGAAACAACAACAGCTTTATGCCTATTCCTACTGGAAATCCGGAGTTGCCGAAGATAAAAGTGCAATAGAAAGACATCAGGAAAAAGATTCAATTCAGTAA
- a CDS encoding MATE family efflux transporter encodes MNQQKSIILHSKLPSVMWQMSWPAVIAMVLYGLNNFLDGIFVGHLISNTALAAVGIAYPLSQFAQGFGTLIGTGIGSAISIWIGAGDQDRLNKSLGTVNFLTILFSVLVTIPCYIFAKDLVYMMGGRGEIGILATEYFKATILGTFFWIYGLALNMIIRAEGRMKTAAWMIAVGLVVDVILKPVFIDTLGWGVAGAAWATNISMVIYSVLGIWYYAGKRASFSSKFWSWTPDKAIIKETMSLGMPGFIMMVMIVVQNIVIFNVFAKYGTDEDITFFTAVNRFYILLNTPLWGLMRALQPVAGMNYGAGKYKRTILSYRLFSLTGLCILIPFWIFIMFFPADVLSVMLPSVKLTTIQLTDFRIYMSVLLALPFTFMALVWFPSIENAKPATQISLLRQVVFYIPVLLIVPRFFGVRSIYVACAGIDWLVFFIILFAVYKSSKRLKMNLRVA; translated from the coding sequence ATGAATCAGCAAAAGTCTATTATATTGCATTCCAAGCTGCCCTCAGTAATGTGGCAGATGTCCTGGCCAGCAGTAATCGCTATGGTATTATATGGCCTCAATAATTTCCTCGACGGTATTTTTGTAGGACACCTTATCAGCAATACAGCATTAGCCGCTGTAGGGATAGCCTATCCACTTTCACAGTTTGCTCAGGGATTTGGTACTCTTATCGGCACCGGAATAGGATCAGCGATCAGTATCTGGATAGGAGCCGGAGATCAGGATAGATTGAATAAATCTTTGGGAACAGTCAATTTTCTAACTATTTTATTCTCTGTATTGGTAACTATTCCCTGTTACATTTTCGCCAAAGATCTGGTGTATATGATGGGCGGCAGAGGCGAGATAGGAATACTGGCAACTGAATACTTTAAAGCTACTATTTTAGGAACATTTTTTTGGATCTACGGATTGGCTCTTAATATGATTATCCGTGCTGAAGGACGCATGAAAACCGCTGCATGGATGATTGCCGTTGGTCTGGTAGTAGACGTTATACTGAAACCTGTTTTTATAGATACATTGGGTTGGGGTGTAGCCGGAGCGGCATGGGCAACTAATATATCCATGGTTATCTATTCCGTTCTCGGAATCTGGTATTATGCTGGTAAAAGAGCCTCTTTTAGTTCTAAGTTCTGGTCGTGGACACCGGATAAAGCAATCATTAAAGAAACAATGTCTCTGGGAATGCCTGGTTTTATTATGATGGTGATGATTGTGGTTCAGAATATTGTCATCTTCAATGTATTTGCAAAATATGGTACAGACGAAGACATTACCTTCTTTACAGCTGTCAACAGGTTCTATATACTGCTGAATACTCCTTTATGGGGACTTATGCGGGCATTGCAGCCTGTTGCAGGGATGAATTACGGGGCTGGTAAATACAAACGTACAATTTTGTCTTATCGCTTATTTTCACTTACAGGATTGTGCATCCTTATTCCGTTTTGGATTTTTATCATGTTCTTTCCGGCAGATGTATTATCTGTGATGCTTCCATCCGTAAAGCTTACTACCATACAGCTTACAGATTTCAGAATTTATATGAGTGTTCTTCTGGCTTTGCCGTTTACTTTTATGGCACTGGTATGGTTCCCTTCAATAGAAAATGCAAAACCAGCCACGCAGATCAGTCTATTGCGTCAGGTTGTCTTTTATATCCCGGTTTTACTTATTGTTCCGCGTTTCTTCGGGGTTCGAAGCATCTATGTCGCTTGTGCAGGGATCGACTGGCTGGTATTTTTTATAATTCTTTTTGCTGTATACAAAAGTTCAAAA